GACTTACTTTTAAAATCTCAGGAACAGCTCTAATACCGTCCATTTCAGGCATTGTGATATCTAAAGTAACAATATCGGGTTTAAGTTTTTCTGCCATTTGAATGGCATCTAATCCATTTCCTGCTTCTCCTACTACCTCGAAGCCTTCTTCAGAAAGCATTTTTTTCAACACCGTACGCATAAATATTGCATCGTCTACCACCAAAAATCTT
The genomic region above belongs to Defluviitalea saccharophila and contains:
- a CDS encoding response regulator; its protein translation is MSSLRFLVVDDAIFMRTVLKKMLSEEGFEVVGEAGNGLDAIQMAEKLKPDIVTLDITMPEMDGIRAVPEILKVSPNSKIIMCSALGQQAMVVDAIKKGAKDFIVKPFEKSRVLQAINNVVKR